A window of the Gemmatimonadota bacterium genome harbors these coding sequences:
- a CDS encoding efflux RND transporter periplasmic adaptor subunit: MRSAPDRSPSPGFDEYQGERWTGRIAYVYPTLDTETRTVRVRVALANAGVRLKPGMYATLRITGASSATGAAVLTVPRGAVLSTGERTLVFVRRADGRLEPRSVQVGAASDDRIEILRGVALGDTVVASATFLVDAESNLGTALGGMGDMPGMEITVPPTSTPSRARRSGVTTRPASCEADAGHAHAGHLRHLRHLGHIGHIGHTGQDEPDPAGSVDRNARRERRDTRWPRRGDAMLETHHRVGRSATDSSCSC; encoded by the coding sequence GTGCGATCCGCACCGGACAGATCGCCGTCGCCGGGGTTCGACGAGTACCAAGGCGAGCGGTGGACGGGTCGCATTGCCTACGTCTATCCAACGCTCGATACCGAGACGCGCACCGTGCGGGTGCGCGTGGCGCTCGCCAACGCGGGGGTGCGCCTCAAGCCCGGCATGTACGCCACGCTTCGGATCACGGGGGCGTCCAGTGCCACGGGGGCGGCCGTGCTCACCGTGCCGCGCGGGGCGGTGCTCTCGACGGGCGAGCGGACCCTCGTATTCGTCCGCCGAGCCGATGGTCGGCTCGAGCCGCGCAGCGTGCAGGTGGGCGCTGCCTCGGACGACCGTATCGAAATCCTGCGCGGCGTGGCACTCGGCGACACGGTCGTCGCATCGGCGACCTTTCTCGTCGACGCCGAGTCCAACCTCGGCACTGCGCTCGGCGGGATGGGCGACATGCCCGGCATGGAGATCACGGTCCCGCCGACGAGCACGCCGTCGCGCGCCCGCCGATCCGGGGTCACGACCCGCCCCGCGTCCTGCGAGGCCGATGCCGGACATGCGCATGCCGGACACCTCCGGCACCTCCGGCACCTCGGGCACATCGGGCACATCGGGCACACCGGGCAGGACGAACCCGACCCAGCCGGTTCCGTCGACCGCAACGCGCGGCGCGAACGTCGCGACACACGCTGGCCACGGCGGGGTGACGCCATGCTGGAAACACATCATCGAGTGGGTCGGTCCGCAACCGACTCATCGTGTTCCTGCTGA